A single genomic interval of Tursiops truncatus isolate mTurTru1 chromosome 1, mTurTru1.mat.Y, whole genome shotgun sequence harbors:
- the TARS2 gene encoding threonine--tRNA ligase, mitochondrial isoform X7: protein MGLCQRWRRLRIPGLQACGLHTAAVPTPPHWLVERLGLFEQLWTAQVKRLASLAQKEHRTIKISLPGGQKVDAVAWNTTPYQLAQQISSKLADTAVAAQVNGEPYDLERPLETDSDLRFLTFDSAEGKAVFWHSSTHVLGAAAEQLLGAVLCQGPSTGCGFYHDFFLGKERTIKGSELPVLERICQELAAAAQPFRRLEASQDQLRQLFKDNPFKLHLIEEKVTGPTATVYGCGMLVDLCRGPHLRHTGQIGGLKLLSNSSSLWRFSGTPETLQRVSGISFPTAEELRAWEEWREEAELRDHRRIGKEQELFFFHELSPGSCFFLPRGTRVYNVLVAFIRAEYTRRGFSEVKTPTLFSTKLWELSGHWEHYREDMFALQPPDSDSHAGSQSDHSTSHPTGTLALKPMNCPAHCLMFAHRPRSWRELPLRLADFGALHRAEASGSLGGLTRLRRFQQDDAHIFCAPDQLEAEIRGCLDFLRSVYTVLGFSFRLALSTRPSGFLGEPCLWDQAEQVLQQALEEFGEPWDLNPGDGAFYGPKIDVHLRDALGRPHQCGTIQLDFQLPLRFDLQYKGQAGALERPVLIHRAVLGSVERMLGVLAESCGGKWPLWLSPFQVVVIPVGTEQEEYAREAQRSLQAAGLVGDLDADSGLTLGRRIRRAQLAHYNFQFVVGQKEQSKRTVNIRTRDNRRLGEWDLAEAVQRLLELQNTRVPNAEEIF, encoded by the exons ATGGGGCTGTGTCAGAGGTGGCGGCGGCTTCGGATCCCAGGGTTACAAGCCTGCGGGCTGCACACG GCAGCTGTGCCGACCCCTCCACACTGGTTGGTAGAGCGGCTTGGCCTTTTTGAGCAGCTATGGACTGCTCAGGTAAAGAGGTTAGCAAGCCTGGCACAGAAGGAACACCGGACTATCAAGATATCACTTCCTGGAGGCCAGAAAGTGGATGCTGTGGCATGGAACACAACCCCTTACCAACTAGCCCAGCAGATCAG TTCTAAACTGGCAGATACTGCAGTGGCTGCTCAAGTGAATGGAGAACCTTATGATCTGGAGCGGCCCTTAGAGACAGATTCTGACCTCAGATTTCTGACATTCGATTCTGCAGAGGGGAAAGCA GTATTCTGGCACTCCAGTACCCATGTCCTGGGGGCAGCAGCTGAACAACTTCTAGGTGCTGTTCTCTGTCAAGGTCCAAGCACAGGATGTGGCTTTTACCATGATTTCTTCCTTGGAAAGGAACG GACGATCAAGGGCTCAGAGCTGCCTGTTTTGGAACGGATTTGTCAGGAACTTGCAGCTGCTGCTCAACCCTTCCGGAGACTAGAGGCTTCCCAGGATCAGCTTCGGCAGCTCTTCAAG GATAACCCCTTTAAGCTTCACCTGATCGAGGAGAAAGTGACAGGTCCAACGGCAACAGTATATGG GTGTGGTATGTTGGTTGATCTGTGCAGAGGCCCCCACCTTCGGCATACTGGACAGATTGGAGGCCTGAAGCTGCTATCG AACTCATCGTCCTTATGGAGGTTTTCCGGCACCCCAGAGACACTGCAGAGAGTGTCAGGGATTTCCTTCCCCACTGCAGAGGAGCTGAGGGCCTGGGAAGagtggagggaggaagcagagttACGGGACCACCGGCGCATTGGGAAG GAACAGGAGCTCTTCTTCTTCCATGaactgagccccgggagctgctTCTTCCTGCCTCGAGGGACAAGGGTGTATAATGTACTCGTGGCTTTTATCAGG GCCGAGTACACCCGCCGTGGTTTCTCAGAAGTGAAAACCCCCACGCTGTTTTCTACGAAACTCTGGGAACTGTCAGGGCACTGGGAGCATTACCGGGAAGACATGTTTGCCCTGCAGCCCCCAGACTCTGACAGCCATGCCGGCTCCCAGAGTGACCACTCTACCAGCCATCCCACAGGCACGCTTGCCCTCAAGCCCATGAACTGCCCTGCGCACTG CCTGATGTTCGCCCACCGGCCCAGATCCTGGCGAGAGCTGCCCCTGCGACTGGCCGACTTCGGGGCCTTGCACCGGGCCGAGGCCTCTGGCAGTCTGGGGGGACTGACCCGGCTACGGCGCTTCCAGCAAGATGACGCTCACATCTTCTGTGCACCCGATCAG CTGGAAGCAGAGATCCGAGGCTGTCTTGATTTCCTCCGCTCTGTCTACACTGTCCTTGGGTTCTCCTTCCGCTTGGCACTGTCTACCCGGCCATCTGGCTTCCTGGGAGAGCCTTGCCTTTGGGACCAGGCTGAGCAG GTCCTTCAACAGGCCCTAGAAGAATTTGGAGAACCCTGGGACCTCAACCCTGGAGATGGTGCCTTCTATGGGCCTAAG ATTGACGTGCACCTCCGCGATGCCCTGGGTCGGCCCCATCAGTGTGGGACAATCCAGCTTGACTTCCAACTGCCCCTGAGATTTGACCTCCAGTACAAGGG GCAGGCGGGGGCCCTGGAGCGTCCAGTCCTCATTCATCGAGCAGTGCTAGGTTCTGTGGAAAGGATGTTGGGAGTGCTGGCGGAAAGCTGCGGGGGAAAATG GCCACTATGGCTGTCACCATTCCAGGTGGTGGTCATACCTGTGGGGACTGAGCAAGAGGAATATGCCAGGGAG GCACAGCGGAGCCTGCAAGCTGCAGGACTGGTTGGCGACCTGGATGCTGACTCCGGACTGACCCTCGGCCGGAGGATCCGCCGGGCTCAGCTTGCCCACTACAATTTTCAGTTCG TGGTTGGCCAGAAAGAGCAGAGTAAGAGAACAGTGAACATTCGGACTCGAGATAATCGTCGACTTGGGGAATGGGACTTGGCCGAGGCTGTACAGCGGCTACTGGAGCTACAGAACACCAGGGTCCCAAATGCTGAAGAAATTTTCTGA
- the TARS2 gene encoding threonine--tRNA ligase, mitochondrial isoform X6 codes for MGLCQRWRRLRIPGLQACGLHTVREAAVPTPPHWLVERLGLFEQLWTAQVKRLASLAQKEHRTIKISLPGGQKVDAVAWNTTPYQLAQQISSKLADTAVAAQVNGEPYDLERPLETDSDLRFLTFDSAEGKAVFWHSSTHVLGAAAEQLLGAVLCQGPSTGCGFYHDFFLGKERTIKGSELPVLERICQELAAAAQPFRRLEASQDQLRQLFKDNPFKLHLIEEKVTGPTATVYGCGMLVDLCRGPHLRHTGQIGGLKLLSNSSSLWRFSGTPETLQRVSGISFPTAEELRAWEEWREEAELRDHRRIGKEQELFFFHELSPGSCFFLPRGTRVYNVLVAFIRAEYTRRGFSEVKTPTLFSTKLWELSGHWEHYREDMFALQPPDSDSHAGSQSDHSTSHPTGTLALKPMNCPAHCLMFAHRPRSWRELPLRLADFGALHRAEASGSLGGLTRLRRFQQDDAHIFCAPDQLEAEIRGCLDFLRSVYTVLGFSFRLALSTRPSGFLGEPCLWDQAEQVLQQALEEFGEPWDLNPGDGAFYGPKIDVHLRDALGRPHQCGTIQLDFQLPLRFDLQYKGQAGALERPVLIHRAVLGSVERMLGVLAESCGGKWPLWLSPFQVVVIPVGTEQEEYAREAQRSLQAAGLVGDLDADSGLTLGRRIRRAQLAHYNFQFVVGQKEQSKRTVNIRTRDNRRLGEWDLAEAVQRLLELQNTRVPNAEEIF; via the exons ATGGGGCTGTGTCAGAGGTGGCGGCGGCTTCGGATCCCAGGGTTACAAGCCTGCGGGCTGCACACGGTGCGTGAG GCAGCTGTGCCGACCCCTCCACACTGGTTGGTAGAGCGGCTTGGCCTTTTTGAGCAGCTATGGACTGCTCAGGTAAAGAGGTTAGCAAGCCTGGCACAGAAGGAACACCGGACTATCAAGATATCACTTCCTGGAGGCCAGAAAGTGGATGCTGTGGCATGGAACACAACCCCTTACCAACTAGCCCAGCAGATCAG TTCTAAACTGGCAGATACTGCAGTGGCTGCTCAAGTGAATGGAGAACCTTATGATCTGGAGCGGCCCTTAGAGACAGATTCTGACCTCAGATTTCTGACATTCGATTCTGCAGAGGGGAAAGCA GTATTCTGGCACTCCAGTACCCATGTCCTGGGGGCAGCAGCTGAACAACTTCTAGGTGCTGTTCTCTGTCAAGGTCCAAGCACAGGATGTGGCTTTTACCATGATTTCTTCCTTGGAAAGGAACG GACGATCAAGGGCTCAGAGCTGCCTGTTTTGGAACGGATTTGTCAGGAACTTGCAGCTGCTGCTCAACCCTTCCGGAGACTAGAGGCTTCCCAGGATCAGCTTCGGCAGCTCTTCAAG GATAACCCCTTTAAGCTTCACCTGATCGAGGAGAAAGTGACAGGTCCAACGGCAACAGTATATGG GTGTGGTATGTTGGTTGATCTGTGCAGAGGCCCCCACCTTCGGCATACTGGACAGATTGGAGGCCTGAAGCTGCTATCG AACTCATCGTCCTTATGGAGGTTTTCCGGCACCCCAGAGACACTGCAGAGAGTGTCAGGGATTTCCTTCCCCACTGCAGAGGAGCTGAGGGCCTGGGAAGagtggagggaggaagcagagttACGGGACCACCGGCGCATTGGGAAG GAACAGGAGCTCTTCTTCTTCCATGaactgagccccgggagctgctTCTTCCTGCCTCGAGGGACAAGGGTGTATAATGTACTCGTGGCTTTTATCAGG GCCGAGTACACCCGCCGTGGTTTCTCAGAAGTGAAAACCCCCACGCTGTTTTCTACGAAACTCTGGGAACTGTCAGGGCACTGGGAGCATTACCGGGAAGACATGTTTGCCCTGCAGCCCCCAGACTCTGACAGCCATGCCGGCTCCCAGAGTGACCACTCTACCAGCCATCCCACAGGCACGCTTGCCCTCAAGCCCATGAACTGCCCTGCGCACTG CCTGATGTTCGCCCACCGGCCCAGATCCTGGCGAGAGCTGCCCCTGCGACTGGCCGACTTCGGGGCCTTGCACCGGGCCGAGGCCTCTGGCAGTCTGGGGGGACTGACCCGGCTACGGCGCTTCCAGCAAGATGACGCTCACATCTTCTGTGCACCCGATCAG CTGGAAGCAGAGATCCGAGGCTGTCTTGATTTCCTCCGCTCTGTCTACACTGTCCTTGGGTTCTCCTTCCGCTTGGCACTGTCTACCCGGCCATCTGGCTTCCTGGGAGAGCCTTGCCTTTGGGACCAGGCTGAGCAG GTCCTTCAACAGGCCCTAGAAGAATTTGGAGAACCCTGGGACCTCAACCCTGGAGATGGTGCCTTCTATGGGCCTAAG ATTGACGTGCACCTCCGCGATGCCCTGGGTCGGCCCCATCAGTGTGGGACAATCCAGCTTGACTTCCAACTGCCCCTGAGATTTGACCTCCAGTACAAGGG GCAGGCGGGGGCCCTGGAGCGTCCAGTCCTCATTCATCGAGCAGTGCTAGGTTCTGTGGAAAGGATGTTGGGAGTGCTGGCGGAAAGCTGCGGGGGAAAATG GCCACTATGGCTGTCACCATTCCAGGTGGTGGTCATACCTGTGGGGACTGAGCAAGAGGAATATGCCAGGGAG GCACAGCGGAGCCTGCAAGCTGCAGGACTGGTTGGCGACCTGGATGCTGACTCCGGACTGACCCTCGGCCGGAGGATCCGCCGGGCTCAGCTTGCCCACTACAATTTTCAGTTCG TGGTTGGCCAGAAAGAGCAGAGTAAGAGAACAGTGAACATTCGGACTCGAGATAATCGTCGACTTGGGGAATGGGACTTGGCCGAGGCTGTACAGCGGCTACTGGAGCTACAGAACACCAGGGTCCCAAATGCTGAAGAAATTTTCTGA
- the TARS2 gene encoding threonine--tRNA ligase, mitochondrial isoform X1: MGLCQRWRRLRIPGLQACGLHTVREAAVPTPPHWLVERLGLFEQLWTAQVKRLASLAQKEHRTIKISLPGGQKVDAVAWNTTPYQLAQQISSKLADTAVAAQVNGEPYDLERPLETDSDLRFLTFDSAEGKAVFWHSSTHVLGAAAEQLLGAVLCQGPSTGCGFYHDFFLGKERLFVFANSFRCFWKAGFHPMANTQVMLLRGWKPTNPHLSRTIKGSELPVLERICQELAAAAQPFRRLEASQDQLRQLFKDNPFKLHLIEEKVTGPTATVYGCGMLVDLCRGPHLRHTGQIGGLKLLSNSSSLWRFSGTPETLQRVSGISFPTAEELRAWEEWREEAELRDHRRIGKEQELFFFHELSPGSCFFLPRGTRVYNVLVAFIRAEYTRRGFSEVKTPTLFSTKLWELSGHWEHYREDMFALQPPDSDSHAGSQSDHSTSHPTGTLALKPMNCPAHCLMFAHRPRSWRELPLRLADFGALHRAEASGSLGGLTRLRRFQQDDAHIFCAPDQLEAEIRGCLDFLRSVYTVLGFSFRLALSTRPSGFLGEPCLWDQAEQVLQQALEEFGEPWDLNPGDGAFYGPKIDVHLRDALGRPHQCGTIQLDFQLPLRFDLQYKGAEDSWKLEGDLGCTLCDTFPFHPPPPFPPRQAGALERPVLIHRAVLGSVERMLGVLAESCGGKWPLWLSPFQVVVIPVGTEQEEYAREAQRSLQAAGLVGDLDADSGLTLGRRIRRAQLAHYNFQFVVGQKEQSKRTVNIRTRDNRRLGEWDLAEAVQRLLELQNTRVPNAEEIF; encoded by the exons ATGGGGCTGTGTCAGAGGTGGCGGCGGCTTCGGATCCCAGGGTTACAAGCCTGCGGGCTGCACACGGTGCGTGAG GCAGCTGTGCCGACCCCTCCACACTGGTTGGTAGAGCGGCTTGGCCTTTTTGAGCAGCTATGGACTGCTCAGGTAAAGAGGTTAGCAAGCCTGGCACAGAAGGAACACCGGACTATCAAGATATCACTTCCTGGAGGCCAGAAAGTGGATGCTGTGGCATGGAACACAACCCCTTACCAACTAGCCCAGCAGATCAG TTCTAAACTGGCAGATACTGCAGTGGCTGCTCAAGTGAATGGAGAACCTTATGATCTGGAGCGGCCCTTAGAGACAGATTCTGACCTCAGATTTCTGACATTCGATTCTGCAGAGGGGAAAGCA GTATTCTGGCACTCCAGTACCCATGTCCTGGGGGCAGCAGCTGAACAACTTCTAGGTGCTGTTCTCTGTCAAGGTCCAAGCACAGGATGTGGCTTTTACCATGATTTCTTCCTTGGAAAGGAACG TCTGTTTGTCTTTGCCAATAGTTTTAGATGTTTTTGGAAGGCAGGATTTCATCCCATGGCCAACACCCAGGTGATGCTCCTTAGAGGATGGAAGCCAACCAACCCTCATCTTTCCAGGACGATCAAGGGCTCAGAGCTGCCTGTTTTGGAACGGATTTGTCAGGAACTTGCAGCTGCTGCTCAACCCTTCCGGAGACTAGAGGCTTCCCAGGATCAGCTTCGGCAGCTCTTCAAG GATAACCCCTTTAAGCTTCACCTGATCGAGGAGAAAGTGACAGGTCCAACGGCAACAGTATATGG GTGTGGTATGTTGGTTGATCTGTGCAGAGGCCCCCACCTTCGGCATACTGGACAGATTGGAGGCCTGAAGCTGCTATCG AACTCATCGTCCTTATGGAGGTTTTCCGGCACCCCAGAGACACTGCAGAGAGTGTCAGGGATTTCCTTCCCCACTGCAGAGGAGCTGAGGGCCTGGGAAGagtggagggaggaagcagagttACGGGACCACCGGCGCATTGGGAAG GAACAGGAGCTCTTCTTCTTCCATGaactgagccccgggagctgctTCTTCCTGCCTCGAGGGACAAGGGTGTATAATGTACTCGTGGCTTTTATCAGG GCCGAGTACACCCGCCGTGGTTTCTCAGAAGTGAAAACCCCCACGCTGTTTTCTACGAAACTCTGGGAACTGTCAGGGCACTGGGAGCATTACCGGGAAGACATGTTTGCCCTGCAGCCCCCAGACTCTGACAGCCATGCCGGCTCCCAGAGTGACCACTCTACCAGCCATCCCACAGGCACGCTTGCCCTCAAGCCCATGAACTGCCCTGCGCACTG CCTGATGTTCGCCCACCGGCCCAGATCCTGGCGAGAGCTGCCCCTGCGACTGGCCGACTTCGGGGCCTTGCACCGGGCCGAGGCCTCTGGCAGTCTGGGGGGACTGACCCGGCTACGGCGCTTCCAGCAAGATGACGCTCACATCTTCTGTGCACCCGATCAG CTGGAAGCAGAGATCCGAGGCTGTCTTGATTTCCTCCGCTCTGTCTACACTGTCCTTGGGTTCTCCTTCCGCTTGGCACTGTCTACCCGGCCATCTGGCTTCCTGGGAGAGCCTTGCCTTTGGGACCAGGCTGAGCAG GTCCTTCAACAGGCCCTAGAAGAATTTGGAGAACCCTGGGACCTCAACCCTGGAGATGGTGCCTTCTATGGGCCTAAG ATTGACGTGCACCTCCGCGATGCCCTGGGTCGGCCCCATCAGTGTGGGACAATCCAGCTTGACTTCCAACTGCCCCTGAGATTTGACCTCCAGTACAAGGG GGCTGAAGATTCTTGGAAACTGGAAGGTGATCTTGGGTGCACATTGTGTGACACTTTTCCATTCCATCCACCCCCACCTTTCCCTCCAAGGCAGGCGGGGGCCCTGGAGCGTCCAGTCCTCATTCATCGAGCAGTGCTAGGTTCTGTGGAAAGGATGTTGGGAGTGCTGGCGGAAAGCTGCGGGGGAAAATG GCCACTATGGCTGTCACCATTCCAGGTGGTGGTCATACCTGTGGGGACTGAGCAAGAGGAATATGCCAGGGAG GCACAGCGGAGCCTGCAAGCTGCAGGACTGGTTGGCGACCTGGATGCTGACTCCGGACTGACCCTCGGCCGGAGGATCCGCCGGGCTCAGCTTGCCCACTACAATTTTCAGTTCG TGGTTGGCCAGAAAGAGCAGAGTAAGAGAACAGTGAACATTCGGACTCGAGATAATCGTCGACTTGGGGAATGGGACTTGGCCGAGGCTGTACAGCGGCTACTGGAGCTACAGAACACCAGGGTCCCAAATGCTGAAGAAATTTTCTGA